Proteins encoded within one genomic window of Vidua macroura isolate BioBank_ID:100142 chromosome 2, ASM2450914v1, whole genome shotgun sequence:
- the LOC128803688 gene encoding skin secretory protein xP2-like → MDRELSQREDTQETSQREGPGVQEMSRQGARSSQELYQGQSPTEAEPAAAAPAGAAEEEEEPPEAPEAEKAAEPPAPREELPSAGTQSPVPAPASPPGCSQALLDLAWSTSCEIVSQALLDIQGCGQQLEEQRHLGESGDAAVAARGRAEREESPVPAPHSPPSPSSAQLGAPDPWEEPEWAVAELAESVLAQRGSQESMAWDSDWEFYSEEEESEAEPELSQGADSVVQELSQREDDGSSSSGEKPVGPVKEEDTQPCPPEGPCSASPVGTEVAAEATPALPSASPAPGRINDSDTGLVQENWPEHSILTKPLYPEDDEWDNVSILELPPEQEEVFAAAGLAVAVPREAWVECPAQEPCSQGPAPAPHSPPSPWPARLRAQALHGQPAAPRKRPSRFRRALRALRGLFRCPCLRPRPEE, encoded by the exons ATGGACCGAGAGCTTTCCCAGAGAGAAGATACACAAGAGACATCCCAGAGAGAAGGACCAGGAGTCCAAGAAATGTCCCGgcagggagccaggagcagccaagaGCTGTACCAAGGCCAG AGTCCCACGGAGGCcgagccggcagctgctgccccggcaggagctgctgaggaggaggaggagccccCCGAGGCTCCTGAGGCCgaaaaggcagcagagcctcctgcccccagggaggagctgccatcagcagggacacagagcccagtccctgcccctgccagccccccaggctgcagccaggctctgctggacttAGCGTGGAGCACCAGCTGTGAGATCGtgagccaggcactgctggacaTCCAGGGATGcggccagcagctggaggaacaGAGGCACCTGGGAGAAAGCGGGgatgcagcagtggcagcaagaggcagggcagagagggaagagagcCCGGTGCCTGCCCCgcacagcccccccagcccctcgtctgcccagctgggagcccCGGACCCCTGGGAGGAGCCAGAGTgggcagtggcagagctggcagagtcagtgctggcacagcgAGGTAGCCAGGAGTCCATGGCTTGGGACAGCGACTGGGAATTCTACAGCGAGGAAGAGGAAAGTgaagcagagccagagctgtcCCAAGGGGCAGACTCTGTTGTCCAAGAGCTGTCCCAACGGGAGGACGATGGGAGCTCCAGTTCTGGGGAGAAGCCTGTGGGCCCAGTGAAGGAGGAGGACACCCAGCCTTGTCCCCCAGaggggccctgctctgccagccccgtgggcacagaggtggcagcagaggcaacccctgccctgcccagcgcctctcctgccccaggcaggaTAAACGACAGTGACACGGGGCTCGTGCAGGAGAACTGGCCCGAGCACAGCATCTTGACCAAGCCCTTGTACCCCGAGGACGATGAGTGGGACAATGTGAGcatcctggagctgcctccAGAACAGGAGGAAGTTTTTGCGGCAGCCGGGCTCGCAGTGGCCGTCCCTCGGGAGGCCTGGGTGGAGTGCCCGGCACAGGAGCCGTGCAGCCAAGGGCCGGCGCCTGCCCCgcacagcccccccagcccctggcctgCCCGGCTGCGAGCCCAGGCCCTCCACGGGCAGCCGGCTGCCCCCAGGAAACGTCCCTCCCGCTTCAGGCGGGCGCTGCGGGCGCTGCGGGGGCTGTTCCGCTGTCCCTGCCTGAGGCCACGGCCGGAGGAGTAA